A region from the Rosa rugosa chromosome 6, drRosRugo1.1, whole genome shotgun sequence genome encodes:
- the LOC133715495 gene encoding thylakoid lumenal 15 kDa protein 1, chloroplastic-like, whose amino-acid sequence MALLNVSMCSKIPNPSRQHLSLSGYPPPQVLKTQSEASRNLALQIGESVCKASLIAALSASLFAADPALAYIGGGPYGSEVTRGQDLTGKDFSGLTLVKQDFKTSILRQANFHAAKLLGASFFDADLTGADLSDADLRGADFSLANVTKVNLSNANLEGAFTTGNTSFKGSTITGADFTDVPLRDDQREYLCKIADGVNPTTGNETRETLFCK is encoded by the exons ATGGCGCTTCTCAACGTCTCCATGTGCTCCAAAATCCCAAACCCTTCCCGCCAACACCTCTCCCTCTCCGGCTATCCTCCGCCCCAG GTACTCAAGACTCAATCCGAAGCTTCCAGAAACCTTGCGCTGCAAATCGGAGAATCCGTCTGCAAGGCCAGCCTGATCGCCGCGCTCTCTGCTTCTCTGTTCGCGGCCGACCCTGCGCTCGCCTATATC GGTGGAGGTCCGTACGGTTCAGAGGTGACTAGGGGGCAGGACCTTACCGGGAAGGACTTCAGCGGCTTGACTTTGGTCAAGCAAGACTTCAAAACG TCCATATTGAGGCAGGCGAATTTTCATGCCGCAAAGTTGTTAGGAGCTAGCTTTTTTGATGCTGATTTAACAG GGGCTGATCTTTCTGATGCTGATCTAAGAGGTGCAGACTTTTCCTTGGCCAATGTGACAAAG GTAAATTTGAGCAATGCTAACTTGGAAGGTGCATTTACTACAGGCAACACATCTTTCAAAGGATCAACTATCACAGGTGCAG ACTTCACGGATGTTCCTTTGAGAGATGATCAGCGGGAATATCTTTGCAAAATTGCTGATGG GGTAAATCCAACAACCGGAAATGAAACACGTGAAACCTTGTTTTGCAAATAA